The following are encoded in a window of Mycoplasmopsis bovis PG45 genomic DNA:
- a CDS encoding MAGa4850 family ICE element protein — MQSLLLKKKEKPVVTIAFLRKYNKKKYNKLTEEALKILFKSKLIIGEKMYKELKERKIAFEFLAIIRHLGAKANYISILHLQKLGFKRSTLTETIKFLSNLGYIEHKTGAIKLTKKPWTLKNEKFMKISSKKLWIHFLLNGSAITLWNIARIIAYKKNHSKANKSLFRNVNFVEDYETMPYKLEKKSKNKRFTTIKLIKTVVKMPESEKDFDLLRIKNKFFDGSSATIGKSINFFKKGFIDIGFFYLKEYKNNLFLTERYMFI; from the coding sequence ATGCAAAGCTTATTATTGAAAAAGAAAGAAAAGCCAGTCGTTACGATTGCCTTTTTAAGAAAATACAATAAGAAGAAATATAACAAGCTAACAGAAGAAGCACTTAAAATTTTGTTTAAAAGCAAACTAATTATTGGTGAAAAAATGTACAAAGAATTAAAAGAAAGAAAAATTGCTTTTGAATTCTTAGCCATAATTAGACATTTAGGTGCCAAAGCTAACTATATTTCTATTTTGCATTTACAAAAATTAGGCTTTAAACGTTCTACATTAACTGAAACTATTAAATTTTTATCAAATCTAGGTTATATCGAGCATAAAACAGGTGCAATTAAACTAACTAAAAAGCCTTGAACTCTTAAAAATGAAAAGTTCATGAAAATATCATCAAAGAAATTGTGAATACATTTTTTACTTAATGGATCAGCAATAACTCTTTGAAATATAGCAAGAATAATAGCATATAAAAAGAACCATTCAAAGGCTAATAAATCTTTATTCAGAAATGTTAACTTTGTTGAAGATTACGAAACAATGCCTTATAAGCTAGAAAAAAAGTCTAAAAATAAAAGATTTACAACTATTAAATTAATAAAAACTGTTGTTAAAATGCCTGAGTCAGAAAAAGATTTTGATTTATTAAGAATTAAAAATAAGTTTTTTGATGGAAGCAGTGCAACAATAGGAAAAAGCATTAATTTTTTTAAAAAAGGTTTTATTGACATAGGGTTCTTTTATTTAAAAGAATATAAAAACAACCTATTTTTAACTGAAAGATATATGTTTATTTAA
- the mnuA gene encoding membrane nuclease MnuA, which produces MKKFKWIYTSAGLVISSSSLSFTTSCFEKGSSKESNQKIVKSNSTDSTVNKPSKEKKEAQINSGRSNATEHSGNFKNINIGFWNVLNYSNTSLNKAYFKTQALASVIFNQKYDLVGLVELKGSNNNHLDELIKLLNEQSEKISSHDRWAYRVSDKYISNPSYTKHRDSEFAGFLYKTNKLEPIKFNDGSIGKIYENPEFKETPFGGGVKHYSRPPYAMKFKILDSSLKNNDFTYIIDHFDSPGKKRGNKEVAVNGAGSSELNEAHNLQYVFDYFNELDGENDDLFFAGDTNIKERNHNEAFSWLSKNSAYKNVFEPNNENKTSLSNTIDKYANSYDKIIHRSKLKYINPKIFKLYDFVNNGFLYKNINSINDWVQYVKSSSRKKYRSDYGYIRSGISDHSPVGYTVLFE; this is translated from the coding sequence ATGAAAAAGTTTAAATGAATCTATACATCTGCAGGGTTAGTTATTTCATCTAGCTCATTAAGCTTTACTACTTCATGCTTTGAAAAAGGAAGTAGTAAAGAAAGTAACCAAAAAATTGTTAAATCTAATTCAACTGATAGCACTGTAAATAAGCCATCAAAGGAAAAAAAAGAAGCACAAATTAATTCTGGCAGAAGCAATGCAACAGAACACTCAGGCAACTTTAAAAACATAAATATTGGCTTTTGAAATGTTCTAAATTACTCAAATACATCGCTTAATAAAGCATATTTTAAAACCCAAGCGCTTGCATCTGTAATTTTTAACCAAAAATATGACTTAGTAGGGCTAGTTGAATTAAAGGGTAGCAATAATAATCATCTTGATGAACTGATTAAACTTTTGAATGAACAAAGTGAAAAAATCTCGTCTCATGATAGGTGGGCATACAGAGTTTCTGACAAATACATATCAAATCCTAGTTATACAAAACATAGAGATAGTGAATTTGCAGGTTTTTTATACAAAACCAATAAATTAGAACCTATTAAATTTAACGACGGATCTATTGGCAAAATTTACGAAAACCCTGAATTTAAGGAAACTCCTTTTGGTGGTGGTGTTAAACACTACTCTAGGCCACCATATGCAATGAAATTCAAAATATTAGATAGCAGTTTAAAAAATAATGATTTTACATACATTATTGACCATTTTGATAGTCCCGGGAAGAAAAGAGGTAACAAAGAAGTAGCTGTCAATGGTGCCGGCTCATCTGAGCTAAATGAGGCGCACAATCTCCAATACGTTTTTGACTATTTTAATGAGCTAGACGGCGAAAATGATGATTTATTTTTTGCTGGAGATACTAATATTAAAGAGCGAAACCATAATGAAGCCTTTAGCTGACTAAGCAAGAATAGCGCTTATAAAAATGTTTTTGAGCCAAACAATGAAAATAAGACATCACTAAGCAATACAATTGATAAATATGCTAATTCATATGACAAGATAATTCACCGCTCAAAGCTAAAATACATCAACCCTAAGATCTTTAAACTTTATGACTTTGTTAATAATGGTTTTCTTTATAAAAATATAAATTCGATAAATGATTGAGTGCAATATGTTAAGAGCTCATCAAGAAAAAAATATAGATCCGACTATGGATATATTAGAAGTGGTATTTCAGATCACTCACCAGTAGGATATACAGTTTTATTTGAATAA
- a CDS encoding M17 family metallopeptidase produces MSKYYLTNRDDKMLLVAQYEDLDKCDKYASLSHRHGAITEFHNDNIAYIFLGSKLENYDDLVEIIDNNIIGRKREYQIDVNSFAKKIFSTDEVLKAFYSRIIFYEASLFNLKKSTPAKSNYTFLLDDDKYKELANKFEIIANNRNKCRNLQVMPENYCNSVSLANFIVDDFANLSNVKVTVLDKSKIEELGMNLLLSVNKGSTHEARVVVLEYNGNPDSDEKIVFVGKGITFDTGGVNTKGYHMEGMKYDMSGSVIVAYALKSLAELKVKKNVAAIMCITDNRTNGDASLPENVYKSMSGLSVEVTDTDAEGRLVLADGLFYGTKVLNATCLVDVATLTGAILSALGKTYSGVWSTDESNWATFEKAAKIAKEKVWRMPLHEDFHEPNKASIVADLNNYNNDELSDSNTAAMFLKQFTNDVPYIHCDVAGTADLKGKPQGVLVDTLVEFVIQK; encoded by the coding sequence ATGTCAAAATATTATTTAACAAATAGAGATGACAAAATGCTACTAGTAGCACAATATGAAGACTTGGACAAATGTGATAAATACGCTTCACTAAGCCATCGTCATGGTGCTATTACCGAATTTCATAATGACAATATTGCTTATATATTTTTAGGAAGTAAGTTAGAAAATTATGACGATTTAGTTGAAATAATAGATAACAACATAATTGGCAGAAAAAGAGAATATCAAATTGATGTTAATTCTTTTGCTAAAAAAATATTTAGTACTGATGAGGTATTAAAGGCTTTCTATTCAAGAATTATATTTTATGAAGCTTCATTGTTTAATTTAAAAAAGTCAACTCCGGCTAAAAGTAATTACACATTTTTATTAGATGATGATAAATATAAAGAATTAGCTAACAAATTCGAAATTATTGCAAATAACAGAAATAAGTGCAGAAACTTGCAAGTTATGCCCGAAAACTACTGTAATTCAGTTTCATTGGCAAATTTTATAGTTGATGATTTTGCTAATTTAAGCAATGTAAAAGTGACTGTTTTGGATAAAAGTAAAATAGAAGAATTGGGGATGAATTTGCTTTTATCAGTAAACAAAGGATCAACTCATGAAGCTAGAGTTGTTGTGTTAGAATACAATGGAAACCCTGATTCAGATGAAAAGATTGTATTTGTTGGTAAAGGAATTACATTTGATACTGGAGGTGTAAATACTAAGGGATATCATATGGAAGGAATGAAATATGATATGTCAGGCTCTGTTATTGTAGCATATGCATTAAAATCGTTAGCAGAGCTTAAAGTTAAGAAAAACGTAGCTGCAATTATGTGTATAACAGACAACAGAACAAATGGTGATGCTTCACTTCCGGAAAATGTTTATAAATCAATGTCAGGCTTGTCTGTTGAAGTAACTGATACAGATGCTGAAGGAAGATTAGTATTAGCTGATGGATTATTTTATGGAACTAAAGTACTTAATGCTACTTGCTTAGTGGATGTTGCAACACTAACAGGGGCAATTTTAAGCGCTTTAGGTAAAACATATTCAGGGGTTTGATCCACTGATGAAAGTAATTGAGCTACTTTTGAAAAAGCAGCAAAAATTGCTAAAGAAAAAGTTTGAAGAATGCCTTTACATGAAGATTTTCATGAACCAAATAAAGCAAGTATTGTGGCTGATTTAAATAACTATAATAATGATGAATTATCTGATTCAAATACAGCAGCAATGTTTTTAAAACAATTTACTAATGATGTTCCATACATACATTGTGATGTTGCAGGAACTGCAGATTTAAAAGGCAAACCGCAAGGTGTTTTGGTTGACACATTGGTTGAATTTGTGATACAGAAATAG